A window from Rhipicephalus sanguineus isolate Rsan-2018 unplaced genomic scaffold, BIME_Rsan_1.4 Seq33, whole genome shotgun sequence encodes these proteins:
- the LOC119377050 gene encoding 5-formyltetrahydrofolate cyclo-ligase, which produces MAAASMKAAKCAIRAEMKKQLKAMTAEDRLRQSKIVLDKFVNHRRYKASNRISIFVNMETEVSTEPIIRHIINDGKECFIPKYDDQSRQMDMVKLSSLEELEKLPMTKWRIKQHTDFDPREEALVTGGIDLLVVPAVAFTAQGARLGHGKGYYDIYYSRCLKAQAQRPYTIGLCFRQQLVPSIPLDNHDMIVDEVLHA; this is translated from the exons ATGGCCGCGGCGTCAATGAAGGCGGCTAAATGCGCTATAAGAGCCGAAATGAAGAAACAGCTCAAGGCGATGACAGCAGAGGACAGGCTCCGCCAGTCGAAGATCGTACTGGACAAG TTTGTAAACCATCGCCGCTACAAGGCAAGTAACCGAATATCCATTTTTGTGAACATGGAGACGGAAGTTTCGACGGAGCCCATCATTCGACATATCATCAATGACGGCAAGGAGTGTTTCATTCCAAAATACGA CGATCAGTCACGGCAAATGGACATGGTCAAACTTTCATCGCTCGAAGAACTAGAGAAGCTGCCAATGACGAAGTGGCGTATCAAGCAGCACACCGATTTCGATCCGCGTGAGGAAGCGCTTGTTACTG gTGGCATTGACCTTCTTGTGGTGCCCGCTGTAGCCTTCACAGCACAGGGTGCCCGTCTGGGCCATGGAAAAGGATACTACGATATCTACTACAGTCGATGCCTCAAAGCGCAAGCACAGAGGCCTTACACTATAGGCCTCTGCTTTCGCCAACAGCTCGTGCCATCCATACCATTAGACAACCATGACATGAT